The following is a genomic window from Micromonospora cathayae.
CCAGACCTGCCCCGAGCAGGAGATCGCCGGGGTGCACACGATGGCCCTGGTGGCCCCGGCGCTGCTGCCGATCGACTTCGGCTGGCAACGCCAGCGGGTGCTGCACAGCGACCGGCTGGCCCGGCACCTGGCCCGGGGCCGGCAGGGTCCCGACCAGCTCGGCGCGACCGCCCGCAACCCCCACCCGCACCCCTTCCCCTAGGAGCACGTCATGCACTCCGAGGCCGTCACGGTCATCCGGGACTACACCGAGGCGGTGTTCCGGCGGGCGCGGGTACCGATGGAACCGCTGAACTTCGTGGTGGACTGGGCCGACCAGCCGTCCCGGCACACGTCCTACCCGGGCGCGCCCCGGCTGCCGCTGCCCGCCGACCCGCCGGAGCTGCCCACCCTGCGGCAGCTGTTCACCGGCACGGACCTGCCGGCCGCCGAGGGTTGGACGCTGCCGTCGCTGGGCGCCCTGCTGCGGCTGTCGTACGGGGTGCTCGACCGGCGGATGACGATCAACTGGAACCAGGACATCGGCAAGCGGGCGCACTTCGAGCACGCGGTCTGGGGTCGCGGCACCGCCTCCGGGGGTGGCATGTACCCGGTGGAGCTGTACCTGGTGGCCGGGGCGTCCGGCCCGCTGCTGCCCGGCGTGTACCACTACCACACCGGCCAGCACGTGCTGGAACGGTTGCTGGTCGGCGACGTCGCCGACACCGTACGGGCGGCCCTGGCCGGCCCCGGCCGCACCGGCGACGGCACCACGGCCGAGGACGCCGGTGACGGGGCGGACACCTTCCTGCTGGCCAGCATCAGGTTCTGGAAGAACGCGTTCAAGTACAACAGCTTCTGCTACCACGTGGTCACCCAGGACCTCGGGGCGATGCTCGGCTCCTGGGACCTGCTCGCGCCGGCCCTGGGCGCGCCGCTGCGCCGGCACCTGGCCTTCGACCCGGCCCCGGTGGACCGGCTGCTGGGCTTCGACAGCGACGCGGAGAGCGTCTTCGCGGTGGTCCCGGTCCGGTGGCGCGACGCCGGCCCGGCCGCGACCCGACCCGACGCCGCCGGAGGCACCGCCGCCCGGCCTGACGCCGCCGGCACCGCCGCCCGGCCCGCCGCCGGAAGCGCCGCCGGGCCGGACGACGCCCGTACCGCCGCCGGGTCGCAGCCGGCCGGACCGGGCGATGTACGCGTCCGGCACACCCCGTTCGAACGGTCCCGGACCGTCGTGGAGTTTCCGCAGGTCACCGCCGTGCACCGGGCGGCGGCGACGAACACCGCCGCCGGCCCGGCGGCGGTCGCCGCCGCGTCACCGGTCGACCTGCCCGGCGAGCCGATCGGGCTGCCCGCCCCGCAGCTCGACCGGCTCGACCGTCCGCTGTCGACGGTGCTGGCCGCCCGGCACTCCAGCTTCGGCCGGTTCCGCCGCCCACCGGACCTGACCGCCGCCGAACTCGGCACCACGCTGGCCTTCGCCGCCGTCGGCGGACACCACCCGTCCGACGTGAAGGGCCCGGACGGCGGCCCGGGGCTGACCCGGCTGTGGGTCTTCGCCAACCACGTCGACGGGCTCGCCACCGGCGGGTACGCGTACCACGCCGACCGGCACGCGCTGCTGCCCGCCGGGGCGGAACCCGAGGGCGGCATGTCCGCCTTCCTGCAACAGCAGTACTTCCTGACCAACTACACGATGGGGCAGGTCGGCGCGGTGCTGGCGATCTCGGCCCGCCCGGACGCCGTCCTCGACGCGTTCGGTCCGCGCGGCTACCGGATCCTCAACGCCGAGATCGGCACCGTCGCCCAGCGGGCGTACCTGTCGGCCACCGCGCAGCGGCTCGGCTGCGGGGCGGTGCTCGGCTTCGACAACGTCGCCATGAACACCGTGCTGGGGCTGGACGACACCGACGAACGCACCGTGCTGTTCCTGCTCCTCGGGCGGCACCCCGAGGCGACCGCCGACCTGGCGTACCGGCTGTGACGCTCCCAGCCGGCGCCGACGTACGAAGGAGAAACCCGTGACGGTGACCCTGCCCGCCCCCTCGGTACGCCCGGTGTCCTGGCGGATGCCCGAGGTGTTCATGCTGCGCACCGCCGGACTGCCGATCGAGGTCGCCGACCGGCTCGCCTTCGACCGCACCGCCGCCTGGGCCCGCCGGATCCTCGACCTGGAGGAGCTGCTGCGCGAGCGCGGCCGGGAACTCGCCGACGCCCTCGGCGAGGCGGTGGCCCGCAACCTGACCGACGACGACGGGCTGCGGCAGAAACTGATCCGGCTGCGGCGGGACGTGTTCAACCTACGTCAGCCCCGCCCGGCCGACCCGGCGGCCTGGCCGGCCGACCGGCTCGGCGCGGACACCCACCGGATGCTCACCGCCTGGCTGGCGACCTGGACGACGTACCGGGAGGAGCTGGCCGCCGGGCCGGCGGTGCTGGACGCCGAACTCGTCGACCGCCGCGCCACGCTACGGGACCTCGCCGCCGACCCGGACCTGCGCGGCGGCATCCTGCTCGCCTCCCCCTCGCTGGACCAGTACCTGCCCGGCTACCTCACCGCCGGGGCGAAACTGGGCAAGCGGGCCCGCCGGGTCGAACGGTCGTTGCTCGAGTACGCCTTCCGCACCGCCTGCAAGACCAGCCCGTTCAGCCGGCTGACCACGGTGAACGTCGGTACCCTCGCCAACGGCACCGGTACCCTGCTCGGCGTCGACCCGGTCCCCGGAGCGCCCAAGCGCGGCAGCGCCCGGCTCAACCTGGCCGCCCTGGGCCGGCTGTCGGCGATCGTGCTGGCCGACGAGACGCTCCGCGCCGACCTGCCGGTCGCCGTCACCACCGGGTGGCGCATCGAGCACGGCCGGCTGCGTTACCTGCGCCGCCGCCGCACCGCCTCCGAGGACGGCGACGCCGCGATCACCCTGGAGTCCATCCACGAGTCGCTGTTCGTGCTGCCCACCGGGCGGATGCTGCACGACATCCTGGCCGCCCTCGACCACGGCCGGGTGGTCCGGCTGGCCGACCTGGTCACCGAGCTGGCCGTGGACGGCCGGCCGGCCGCCGAGGTCGAGCAGTACCTGCACCACCTGCTCCGGGTGGGCCTGCTGGTGGTGCCGAACCTGCACCTGGACATCCACGCCGACGACCCGGTCGACGGGTACCGGGCCGCGCTGCGCGCCGTCGGTCGGGGCTGGGCGGACCGGCTCGCCGACCGGGTCGACACCGCCAACCGGCTCGCCACCGGCTACCCGGCGCACGACGTGGACGGTCGCCGCCGCACCCTGGCCGCGATCCGCGACGAACTCGCCGCCGCCCACGCCGACCTGGGACGCGCCGACATCCCGGCCCCCCGCACCCTGCTCTACGAGGACGCCGCCCTGGTCACCCGGGAACCGGTCACCGCCGACCGGGACCGCTGGGCCCGGGAGGTCATCCCCGGCCTGACCGCGTTGGCGAAGATCATGCCGGTGTTCGACGTCAACCTGCCCCGCCGGCTCGCCACCAAGGGTTTCTTCCGGGCCCGGTACGGCGACGGCGGGCGCTGCGACGACCTGCTCACCTTCGCCCACGAGTTCCAGCAGGACTTCTTCGAGCACTACACCGGCCGGATGATGCGCCGCCGCGCGTTCGACGCCGACAACACCTACGTCCGGCAGGAGAACTGGTTCAAGCAGTCGGAGATCACCGCGCTGGACGACGCCCGGCTGGAGGTGGCCCGCCGGATGAACGAGGCGTACGCGGCGCTGCCGCCGGACGCCGAGGAACTCGTCCTCGACGGGTCGTTCATGGCCGACGTGGCCGCCATGGTGCCGGAGACCCTCGGCGTGCTGGACCCGCGCTCGTTCTTCCTCCAGTTCGCCGACCAGGGGGACCGGCACCGGGTGGTGGTCAACCGGATCTACTCCGGGATGACCCTGCTGTTCTCCCGGTTCGCGCACCTGTTCGCCGGGGAGGAGCTGGCCGACCGGCTCCGCGCCGAGCTGACCCGGCTCGCCCCGCCCG
Proteins encoded in this region:
- a CDS encoding nitroreductase family protein — its product is MHSEAVTVIRDYTEAVFRRARVPMEPLNFVVDWADQPSRHTSYPGAPRLPLPADPPELPTLRQLFTGTDLPAAEGWTLPSLGALLRLSYGVLDRRMTINWNQDIGKRAHFEHAVWGRGTASGGGMYPVELYLVAGASGPLLPGVYHYHTGQHVLERLLVGDVADTVRAALAGPGRTGDGTTAEDAGDGADTFLLASIRFWKNAFKYNSFCYHVVTQDLGAMLGSWDLLAPALGAPLRRHLAFDPAPVDRLLGFDSDAESVFAVVPVRWRDAGPAATRPDAAGGTAARPDAAGTAARPAAGSAAGPDDARTAAGSQPAGPGDVRVRHTPFERSRTVVEFPQVTAVHRAAATNTAAGPAAVAAASPVDLPGEPIGLPAPQLDRLDRPLSTVLAARHSSFGRFRRPPDLTAAELGTTLAFAAVGGHHPSDVKGPDGGPGLTRLWVFANHVDGLATGGYAYHADRHALLPAGAEPEGGMSAFLQQQYFLTNYTMGQVGAVLAISARPDAVLDAFGPRGYRILNAEIGTVAQRAYLSATAQRLGCGAVLGFDNVAMNTVLGLDDTDERTVLFLLLGRHPEATADLAYRL
- a CDS encoding lantibiotic dehydratase — encoded protein: MTVTLPAPSVRPVSWRMPEVFMLRTAGLPIEVADRLAFDRTAAWARRILDLEELLRERGRELADALGEAVARNLTDDDGLRQKLIRLRRDVFNLRQPRPADPAAWPADRLGADTHRMLTAWLATWTTYREELAAGPAVLDAELVDRRATLRDLAADPDLRGGILLASPSLDQYLPGYLTAGAKLGKRARRVERSLLEYAFRTACKTSPFSRLTTVNVGTLANGTGTLLGVDPVPGAPKRGSARLNLAALGRLSAIVLADETLRADLPVAVTTGWRIEHGRLRYLRRRRTASEDGDAAITLESIHESLFVLPTGRMLHDILAALDHGRVVRLADLVTELAVDGRPAAEVEQYLHHLLRVGLLVVPNLHLDIHADDPVDGYRAALRAVGRGWADRLADRVDTANRLATGYPAHDVDGRRRTLAAIRDELAAAHADLGRADIPAPRTLLYEDAALVTREPVTADRDRWAREVIPGLTALAKIMPVFDVNLPRRLATKGFFRARYGDGGRCDDLLTFAHEFQQDFFEHYTGRMMRRRAFDADNTYVRQENWFKQSEITALDDARLEVARRMNEAYAALPPDAEELVLDGSFMADVAAMVPETLGVLDPRSFFLQFADQGDRHRVVVNRIYSGMTLLFSRFAHLFAGEELADRLRAELTRLAPPGAVLAELKGGYDATNLNLHPSVTPYELVCPGEISFRPAAEQIRMDDLSVEHDPETDRLLLRSRRLDAEVIPVYLGFLLPMALPEVQQVLLTFAYLGMAQPDLWAGTTVPLPGTGMVGYPRIVHGDLVLQRRMWKLHPDFLPAARTPDQSEADWFLRWQRWRRENRLPRRVFATPEGGRLTPATDDGAPAGARPDHKPLYVDFDSLFSVQLLDATARGAGSRLVLTEMLPDRDEQVLRGPAGTHVTELTVELNGVRAGEVEQ